The following are encoded together in the Arcticibacterium luteifluviistationis genome:
- a CDS encoding GWxTD domain-containing protein: MIQKSYLHTLLVFLMLGFLSACKVQKKTAVNGDASALQRNVKKDAEPLISAIKTDYILKDSSMIVMYLKVDFENTVGSGLTSVAAINKKFKTNWAYNPVGGIKEKLESGRVEMDANNAELDGNRLYLKIEIPRLREYSEAILALEFIDLSASRKFTNQTLIDFNGTRPNHRYGLFVNGSNRPTFESFVLAGTPIVFKSINGTPQTLYLKRYSSESPAALSPMSTSKRDDLNGFVEDETISFKSGETLNLSKEGTYVLLDSSEGVNNGFGFLVVNERYPRLTQVEDLVEPLIYMSTNDEIKALKETEKFKESLDLYFLAMTAGKEALAKQIIKSYYRRVEKANDLFTTYKEGWKTDKGMIYLILGPPSRIQRSGQREVWLYAQSANFSEIIFTFYRKQNQFSEDHYELVRYPEYGAYWYPFVEAWRTGSVLE, translated from the coding sequence ATGATACAAAAGAGCTACTTACATACATTATTGGTCTTTTTGATGTTGGGCTTTCTGTCTGCCTGCAAAGTGCAAAAGAAAACCGCAGTAAATGGAGATGCTTCTGCCCTTCAACGAAACGTCAAGAAAGATGCGGAACCATTGATTTCGGCCATTAAAACGGACTATATATTGAAAGACTCCTCCATGATAGTAATGTATCTGAAGGTTGATTTTGAAAATACAGTAGGTAGCGGATTGACCTCAGTGGCAGCTATAAATAAAAAGTTTAAAACTAATTGGGCCTATAACCCCGTTGGAGGAATTAAAGAAAAATTAGAGTCTGGCAGAGTAGAAATGGATGCTAATAATGCCGAATTAGATGGCAACAGGCTTTACCTTAAAATAGAAATTCCAAGATTAAGAGAATATTCAGAGGCTATTCTGGCTTTAGAGTTTATTGATTTATCCGCTTCTAGGAAGTTTACAAATCAAACATTGATTGATTTTAATGGCACTAGGCCAAATCACAGGTATGGTTTGTTTGTGAATGGTAGCAACAGACCGACTTTTGAGTCTTTCGTTTTGGCAGGTACGCCCATTGTATTTAAGAGTATAAATGGCACGCCACAGACGCTATATTTAAAGAGATATTCTTCGGAGAGTCCTGCTGCTTTGTCTCCTATGAGTACTTCTAAACGAGATGATCTGAATGGTTTTGTTGAGGACGAAACTATTAGCTTTAAGTCTGGAGAAACACTGAATTTATCAAAAGAAGGCACCTATGTACTTTTAGATAGCAGCGAAGGTGTTAATAATGGTTTTGGCTTTTTAGTAGTAAATGAGCGTTACCCTAGACTTACCCAAGTAGAGGATTTGGTGGAGCCTCTTATTTATATGAGTACCAATGACGAGATAAAAGCATTAAAAGAAACAGAAAAATTTAAGGAGTCTTTAGATTTATACTTTTTGGCTATGACAGCTGGAAAGGAGGCTTTGGCGAAGCAAATAATTAAGTCGTATTACAGAAGAGTAGAAAAGGCAAACGATTTATTTACAACATATAAAGAGGGTTGGAAGACGGATAAAGGAATGATTTACCTAATTTTGGGCCCACCGTCTAGAATTCAGAGGTCGGGTCAGAGAGAAGTATGGCTGTATGCACAAAGTGCCAATTTCTCTGAAATAATATTTACATTTTATCGCAAACAAAATCAATTTAGCGAGGACCATTATGAACTAGTAAGATACCCAGAATATGGGGCATACTGGTACCCGTTTGTAGAAGCATGGAGAACAGGAAGCGTTTTGGAGTAA
- a CDS encoding group III truncated hemoglobin — MKEIENRTDIINLVNKFYEYVHADPKMAPVFVMPAEQWERHLERTYNFWDNWLFQTGSYKGGLMWVHIEKNQSYPITTELFEHWLSHWFRTVDELYFGEKAEFTKNKALELGQMMNRKLNHK, encoded by the coding sequence ATGAAAGAAATTGAAAACAGAACAGATATCATAAACCTTGTCAATAAATTCTATGAATACGTTCATGCTGACCCCAAAATGGCTCCAGTATTTGTGATGCCAGCAGAACAATGGGAAAGACACTTAGAGCGAACTTATAATTTCTGGGACAACTGGCTTTTTCAAACAGGCAGCTATAAAGGTGGCCTTATGTGGGTTCATATTGAGAAAAATCAAAGCTATCCGATTACTACAGAGCTTTTTGAACATTGGCTATCACATTGGTTTAGAACGGTAGACGAACTCTATTTTGGCGAAAAAGCCGAGTTTACTAAAAACAAAGCTTTGGAACTAGGTCAAATGATGAACCGCAAACTAAACCATAAATGA
- a CDS encoding alpha/beta hydrolase gives MKYQNIKVERTARYILLGEVTKKTKNIWICLHGYGQLASYFGKRFKFMEDEETAIIIPEGLSRFYLNDKFERIGASWITKEMKAEEAEDYINYLNVLLLQLTSEVSLDNIKINVLGFSQGCTTACRWLNQTTFNAANLVLWAGFFGNGIEDIIKPERLTSTNSYYVYGSSDFYFINHPEMKEKMLANLIEKISPDIIEFDGDHVIHPTVLKELMAKIAKL, from the coding sequence ATGAAGTATCAAAACATAAAAGTAGAACGTACTGCACGTTATATTTTACTTGGTGAAGTTACCAAAAAGACAAAAAATATCTGGATTTGCCTCCATGGTTATGGTCAACTAGCGTCTTATTTTGGCAAGAGATTTAAATTTATGGAAGATGAAGAGACCGCCATCATAATTCCTGAAGGGCTGTCTAGGTTTTACCTAAATGATAAATTTGAACGAATAGGTGCCAGTTGGATTACCAAAGAAATGAAAGCAGAAGAGGCAGAAGATTACATCAACTACCTCAATGTACTTTTGCTACAATTAACGAGTGAAGTAAGTCTGGATAATATCAAAATTAACGTTCTTGGGTTCTCGCAAGGCTGTACCACAGCATGCCGCTGGCTAAACCAAACTACATTTAATGCAGCTAACCTAGTATTATGGGCTGGATTCTTCGGAAATGGAATTGAGGATATTATTAAACCCGAAAGGTTAACCTCTACCAATTCTTACTATGTTTATGGCAGTAGCGATTTCTACTTCATCAATCATCCTGAAATGAAGGAAAAAATGTTAGCTAACTTAATCGAAAAGATCTCTCCAGATATTATTGAATTTGACGGAGACCATGTCATTCACCCAACCGTTTTAAAAGAATTGATGGCTAAGATTGCCAAGCTTTAA
- a CDS encoding homoserine O-acetyltransferase family protein, whose amino-acid sequence MLKYHTFHHHAPIHLEDGEFLPELELGYTTYGELNEDKSNVVWVCHAFTGNANPSDWWAGLIGENRVFNPKEHFVICVNVPGSHYGSTNPLSVNPETGVPFFFSFPMLTIRDVIQCFELLRVDLGIEKIDTLMGGSLGGQQAIEWAVSKPDLFDNVILFSTNAIHSPWGIAFNESQRMAIASDPTWQEPHEDAGKEGMKVARSIALLSYRNYETYNRTQSRDEGQINFFRASTYQSYQGEKIKKRFNAYSYWVLSRMFDSHDVSRHRGSMAEALSKLTAKTLVIGISSDMLFPISEQERLGDLIPNATFAKIDSTYGHDGFLIEFEEMTNVIKAWQS is encoded by the coding sequence ATGTTAAAATATCATACATTTCATCACCATGCTCCTATCCATCTAGAAGATGGAGAGTTTTTGCCAGAATTGGAATTGGGTTATACCACTTATGGTGAACTCAATGAAGATAAAAGCAATGTAGTATGGGTATGTCATGCCTTTACAGGCAATGCAAATCCTTCTGACTGGTGGGCTGGTTTAATAGGTGAAAATAGAGTTTTTAATCCTAAGGAACATTTTGTGATTTGTGTAAATGTGCCTGGGTCACATTATGGTAGTACAAATCCGCTCAGTGTCAATCCAGAAACAGGAGTGCCGTTTTTCTTCTCTTTTCCTATGCTGACTATTCGTGACGTGATTCAATGTTTTGAATTACTGAGAGTAGACTTGGGTATTGAAAAAATTGACACTTTAATGGGTGGTTCTTTAGGTGGGCAACAGGCTATTGAGTGGGCGGTTAGTAAGCCAGACCTGTTTGATAATGTGATTTTGTTTTCAACTAATGCTATTCATTCACCGTGGGGAATCGCTTTTAATGAAAGTCAGAGAATGGCGATTGCGAGTGACCCAACTTGGCAGGAACCGCATGAAGATGCAGGTAAAGAAGGTATGAAAGTAGCACGCAGTATTGCTTTACTTTCATATAGAAACTACGAAACGTATAACAGAACGCAGTCAAGAGACGAAGGTCAAATTAATTTTTTTAGAGCGAGTACCTATCAAAGTTACCAAGGAGAGAAAATAAAGAAGCGTTTTAATGCCTATTCTTATTGGGTTTTAAGCAGAATGTTTGACTCCCATGATGTAAGCCGTCATAGAGGTTCTATGGCTGAGGCTCTTTCTAAATTAACTGCAAAAACGTTAGTTATTGGAATTTCTTCTGACATGTTATTTCCTATTTCTGAGCAAGAGCGATTAGGTGATTTAATACCAAACGCCACCTTTGCCAAGATTGACTCTACATATGGTCATGATGGATTCTTGATAGAGTTTGAGGAAATGACGAACGTTATTAAAGCTTGGCAATCTTAG
- a CDS encoding O-acetylhomoserine aminocarboxypropyltransferase/cysteine synthase family protein, translated as MSDLKFETLQLHAGQEVDPVTLSRAVPIYQTTAYQFKDSEHGANLFALKEFGNIYTRIMNPTNDVFEKRMAALEGGVAALATASGHSAQFLAINNITTVGDNFVSSSFLYGGSFNQFKNTFKNLGVEARFANGNDIDSFESLIDEKTKLLYVESIGNPGLNVPDFEALVALAKKHDLPLFVDNTFGAGGSLVQPLKLGANVVVESATKWIGGHGTSMGGVIIDGGNFNWGNGKYPQFTEPSPSYNGLVMNDVFGIGGPFGNIQFIIRCRVEGLRDFGPAQSPFNSFMLLQGLETLSLRVERTCENAMGLAKWLLAHPEVEDVSYPGLENHPTHDLAKKYLTRGFGGVLSFNLKGDRARAEKFVNSLKLISHLANVGDAKTLIIHPASTTHSQLGEQEQLNAGVLPNQLRISAGIEHLSDIQADITQAMEA; from the coding sequence ATGTCTGATTTAAAATTTGAAACCCTACAATTACACGCAGGTCAAGAAGTTGACCCTGTTACTCTTTCAAGAGCAGTACCTATTTATCAAACTACTGCTTATCAATTTAAAGATTCAGAGCACGGAGCTAACCTCTTTGCTTTAAAAGAATTCGGAAATATTTATACCCGAATCATGAACCCTACTAATGACGTCTTTGAAAAAAGAATGGCTGCATTAGAAGGTGGAGTGGCAGCATTGGCTACGGCTTCTGGTCACTCAGCACAGTTTCTAGCTATTAATAACATTACTACCGTAGGAGATAACTTTGTAAGTAGTTCTTTCTTATATGGAGGTTCTTTTAACCAGTTTAAAAACACGTTCAAAAACCTTGGTGTTGAAGCCAGATTTGCGAATGGAAATGATATTGACAGTTTTGAGTCTTTAATAGACGAAAAAACGAAACTGCTTTATGTAGAATCAATAGGAAATCCAGGTCTTAATGTACCAGATTTTGAGGCTTTAGTAGCTTTAGCTAAAAAGCATGATTTACCATTATTTGTAGATAATACATTTGGTGCAGGTGGTTCTTTGGTACAGCCATTGAAATTAGGAGCCAATGTGGTGGTAGAGTCTGCTACAAAGTGGATTGGTGGTCATGGAACCAGCATGGGTGGTGTGATTATAGACGGTGGTAATTTTAACTGGGGAAATGGTAAGTATCCACAGTTTACAGAACCTTCTCCTAGTTATAATGGATTGGTAATGAATGATGTGTTCGGTATAGGCGGACCATTCGGAAACATCCAGTTTATTATCAGATGTAGAGTAGAAGGCCTTAGAGATTTTGGTCCTGCTCAGTCTCCTTTTAACTCATTTATGTTATTACAAGGGCTTGAAACACTTTCTTTAAGAGTAGAAAGAACTTGTGAAAACGCAATGGGCTTGGCAAAATGGCTTTTAGCTCATCCAGAAGTAGAAGACGTTAGTTACCCAGGTCTTGAAAATCACCCTACGCATGATTTAGCTAAGAAATATTTAACAAGAGGTTTTGGTGGTGTACTTTCTTTCAACTTGAAAGGAGATAGAGCTAGAGCAGAGAAATTTGTGAATTCACTGAAATTGATTTCGCATTTAGCTAATGTGGGCGATGCCAAAACATTGATTATTCATCCAGCAAGTACTACGCACTCTCAACTTGGGGAGCAAGAGCAGTTAAATGCAGGTGTTTTACCAAATCAATTAAGAATTTCTGCAGGTATTGAGCATTTATCAGACATTCAAGCTGATATCACTCAAGCAATGGAAGCCTAA
- a CDS encoding aminotransferase class IV — MSLFFETVKYQKGEFFLMDYHSERLNRTRFEKLGLSNSINPTDFPEKLPEGDGLYRCRIDYDKNITKVTFTPYQPAVHQKVLLKDCGNYNYSYKYTDRTFLNDAVAETEADDVIFLKEGMLTDATYANLAFFDGVNWFTPKSYLLNGVKRQFLIDSGFLKVKEISKSDLTQYRKIAFINAMRDFELVYTFSFQNDEIHLILEQ, encoded by the coding sequence ATGTCCCTATTCTTTGAAACTGTCAAATATCAGAAAGGAGAGTTTTTCTTGATGGATTACCATTCGGAAAGATTGAATAGGACACGTTTTGAGAAATTAGGACTTAGCAATTCTATAAATCCAACAGATTTTCCTGAGAAATTACCTGAAGGTGATGGTCTTTACAGATGCAGGATAGATTACGATAAGAATATCACAAAAGTGACTTTTACTCCTTATCAGCCAGCCGTACACCAAAAAGTACTTTTAAAAGACTGCGGGAATTATAATTACTCTTATAAATATACAGACCGAACTTTTTTAAATGATGCGGTAGCCGAGACAGAAGCTGACGATGTTATCTTTCTTAAAGAAGGAATGTTGACAGATGCTACTTATGCTAATTTGGCTTTTTTTGATGGAGTGAATTGGTTTACACCAAAATCATATTTACTGAATGGTGTTAAACGTCAGTTTTTAATAGATAGTGGCTTTTTAAAAGTTAAAGAAATTTCTAAAAGTGACTTGACTCAATATCGGAAAATAGCCTTTATCAATGCTATGCGTGATTTTGAGTTGGTTTACACCTTCTCTTTTCAGAATGATGAAATTCACCTTATCTTAGAACAATGA